AAAGGAGCGGATCACCAAAGAAGTGCAGAGGATCCAACCGATCTGTGAAGCGGCGGCACCGCTGGGCTGCCAGGTAGCGCTTTATAATCATGGCAACTGGTATGGCGAGCCGGAGAATGCGATGGCCATTATTGAGGAGCTGAAGAAGCAGGGCATCACTAATGTGGGCATGGTGTATAACCTTCATCATGGGCATGCCCATCTGGACCGCCTGGAAAAGCTGCTGCCCAAGATGCTGCCATACCTGCTCTGTCTGAACCTGAACGGCATGGATGTGGCAGGAGACACGAAGGGACGCAAGATCCTGCCGCTGGGCATCGGCAGCGAAGATGTGCGGGTGCTGAAGATCATCGCCGCCAGTGGTTACAAGGGTGTGATTGGCATCCTCAACCACACCCCTGAAGATGCAGAGGGCAGGCTGCTGGACAACCTGGACGGGCTGGCCTGGCTGCTGCCGCAGATGGAAGGCAAGGCAGCGGGGGAAAAACCGGGCTACCGGACCTGGAAGCATACCGCTGCGAAAGTACCTGGAACTGCACCGAAGGGGGTGCAAAAGGCGCAATCAGCACCGTCTCTCAATGCGGATTTTGGCTTGGCGCTTCAAGGAGGACTGGTGCTGGAAGGCAGTGAGGAATACCGCAGGCTGCCGCTAAGTTTGGAATGCAGGGTCAAACTGAACAGTGCAGCCGAGTTTAATATCCTGGTGGCCTTTGAGCCCAAAACATCGGCGACGCATTGGGAGCTTTATAGCTATAAGGACAGCGGGGTATTCAGCGTGTATCTGCCAGGGCGAGGTGGTGAGTATAAGACGACTAACAACATCTGTGACGGCAAGTGGCATGAGGTCATCGCCAGTATGGAAGGGGAGATACTGCGGCTCTATGTGGACGGCAAAATGGTGTTGGAAAAACCGCTGCCACCTTTGCAAGGGGAATCAAAGCCAAGCGGGCTGGCCTTTGGGCAACTGGTGGAAGGAGGCACGGGATGTGACGGGGTGATCGATGATGTGCGCATTTCCCGAGGGCCTATGAAAGCACGCAAAGGGGACCATCCACGCCAGCGCATGGACAACACGCTGGCACTCTGGAACTTTGATGAACTGGAGGCGTTGCTTTCTGGTGCGGCAAAGGCTCCGGCACCTGCGAAATTTAATCCTGAGCGCAAGCCGCTGCGAGTAGGGGAGTACGCACATTGGCAGGCGGAGGTGAACCGTGAACGTGTTTTTGATTATTACGGCAAGCAGGCGGTGCAGTACATGGGCAAACCCATACCGGAATTGCTGCCAGGTTTTCCCGGTCTGGATGGCGGTCAGCAGGGGCACTGGGGAAACCAAAATGATGCGGTGACCTGGCGCGACGGACGCTTTGCGGCATCGGATCTGGGCAGCGTATTCAGTGTGGTTTTCAAAGGTGGCGGATTGACCGTGCCGAAGGGTGTTTGTGTGCGGCTGGAGGATGGACAAAGCGCGGTGTTTGACCCGCTGACGCTGTCGTTTCCGCTGGTGTGGAGTGGCGGATTTGTGAAGCTGACGGATTCGCGCCATGGCTTCATGGGCGGTGGCGTGATGGACGGGAAAATGGTGAAAAAGTATGAATCACCGAAGCTGGAGGCGCATCATTATCACGGATTTTACCGTCACGGCAGCAAAGTGATTTTTTCCTATACGATGGGGGATCAAAAGTACCTCCAATCTTCACCGGACAAATTGGAAGATCTTTCCGCACTGACCAAAGGAGGCCCCGCCCAATGGCCAGAGTGGATCGCGACGAAGGGTGTCATCGGCCAGGGGGAACCCTTCGCCACGGACACGCTGACACTGCCTTTTAACAATCCTTATGGGACACTGTTTTTTGTTAGCGGGCACGATTTCTTCAGCGATGGCAGCGCGGCGATCAGTACGATGACCGGAGAGGTGTGGCTGGTGCGGGGCATTGATGACAAGCTGGAAAAGCTGCGCTGGAAACGCTTTGCCACGGGGCTGCATCAGCCGCTGGGGCTGAAAATTGTGAAGGATCAGATCTATGTGCTGGGGCGTGACCAGATCACCCGGCTGCATGATCTGAACGGGGATGATGAAGCGGACTTTTACGAGTGCATGACGAATGCCCAGGAGACCTCACCAGGCGGGCACGATTTCATCACGGGACTGGACATGGATGCTGAAGGGCGTTTCTACACGGCCTCAGGAAATCAGGGAATTATCCGTGTGGCCAATGATCATGTGGATGTACTGGCGACGGGTTTTCGCAATCCCAACGGGCTGGGGCTTTCACCGGATGGAAGGTTCATCACCACCAGTGTGCAAGAGGGAGACTGGACACCTTCATCTTCCATCTGCCAGGTGGAGATGGGCAAGAACGAAGGAGCGCATTTCGGTGCGGGTGGCCCGAAGAACGGCCAGCCGCCTGAGCCGCCGCTGATGTATCTGCCGCGCGGTGAGGACAACTCGTCAGGCGGTCAGTGTTTCGTAACCGGGCAAACATGGGCTGCCTTGAAGGGGGACGGAAACCTGACGCATTTTTCTCCGGGCACGGGTACAGGCTGGCTGGTCATGCGGCAGCAGGTGGAAGGCCGCTGGCAGGGTGCGGCGGTGCGCATCGCGGGGAGTTTTGATTCGGGGTCGCAAACGGGGAGGTTTCATCCCAAGGACGGGCAGCTTTATGTCACCGGTATGCAGGGCTGGGGCTGCTACACGCCAAAGGATGGATGTTTCCAAAGAGTACGTTATACTGGCGGCAAAGTCGCGGTGCCGGTCGCGTTTGAAGCGCGTGAGAATGGGGTGATGCTACGCTTTGACCATGCTCTGGATCAGGCTGTGGCGGCGAAAGCGGGCAACCATTTTGCGCAGTGCTGGAACTATAACTATAGCGCGGCTTATGGCTCGCCAGAAATGTCTGTGAGATATGCGGATACGGTAGGTCATGATCCGCTGGAGATCCGCAGCGCCCAGGTGCTGGAAGGTGGCAAGGCGCTGTTTCTGGAGATCCCCCAACTGGTGCCTGCCAACATGATCCACCTGCGCGTTGGAGTCGCCGCAGGGCGTGCGCACGATGTCTTCCTGACCGCCCATGCTCTGGCACCTGCTTTTACCGAGTTTCCCGGTTATGAGAAGATTGCCAAGACTTTCATTCCAGCGGCCAAAGGCAGCACCACTGTCAGCAGTAAGCT
This region of Prosthecobacter fusiformis genomic DNA includes:
- a CDS encoding LamG-like jellyroll fold domain-containing protein; this encodes MIALRHLLTFLVFTGTVLCAPAASLFERDNLAAWCIVPFDAKKRGPEERAAMLEKMGVRKFVYDYRPEHIPQWDEELKALKKHDIELFGWWFPTTYNDDAKKTLELFKRHGVKPQLWVNGNGGAVQVSSPEDQKERITKEVQRIQPICEAAAPLGCQVALYNHGNWYGEPENAMAIIEELKKQGITNVGMVYNLHHGHAHLDRLEKLLPKMLPYLLCLNLNGMDVAGDTKGRKILPLGIGSEDVRVLKIIAASGYKGVIGILNHTPEDAEGRLLDNLDGLAWLLPQMEGKAAGEKPGYRTWKHTAAKVPGTAPKGVQKAQSAPSLNADFGLALQGGLVLEGSEEYRRLPLSLECRVKLNSAAEFNILVAFEPKTSATHWELYSYKDSGVFSVYLPGRGGEYKTTNNICDGKWHEVIASMEGEILRLYVDGKMVLEKPLPPLQGESKPSGLAFGQLVEGGTGCDGVIDDVRISRGPMKARKGDHPRQRMDNTLALWNFDELEALLSGAAKAPAPAKFNPERKPLRVGEYAHWQAEVNRERVFDYYGKQAVQYMGKPIPELLPGFPGLDGGQQGHWGNQNDAVTWRDGRFAASDLGSVFSVVFKGGGLTVPKGVCVRLEDGQSAVFDPLTLSFPLVWSGGFVKLTDSRHGFMGGGVMDGKMVKKYESPKLEAHHYHGFYRHGSKVIFSYTMGDQKYLQSSPDKLEDLSALTKGGPAQWPEWIATKGVIGQGEPFATDTLTLPFNNPYGTLFFVSGHDFFSDGSAAISTMTGEVWLVRGIDDKLEKLRWKRFATGLHQPLGLKIVKDQIYVLGRDQITRLHDLNGDDEADFYECMTNAQETSPGGHDFITGLDMDAEGRFYTASGNQGIIRVANDHVDVLATGFRNPNGLGLSPDGRFITTSVQEGDWTPSSSICQVEMGKNEGAHFGAGGPKNGQPPEPPLMYLPRGEDNSSGGQCFVTGQTWAALKGDGNLTHFSPGTGTGWLVMRQQVEGRWQGAAVRIAGSFDSGSQTGRFHPKDGQLYVTGMQGWGCYTPKDGCFQRVRYTGGKVAVPVAFEARENGVMLRFDHALDQAVAAKAGNHFAQCWNYNYSAAYGSPEMSVRYADTVGHDPLEIRSAQVLEGGKALFLEIPQLVPANMIHLRVGVAAGRAHDVFLTAHALAPAFTEFPGYEKIAKTFIPAAKGSTTVSSKLNPWAKGEPGREIVVDAALGLQYVQKQLIAKAGEKLTLTFKNPDVVPHNWLLAKPGSLQKLGDQVNLMITDPKGLAKHYVPDSQDVLVYTDMVNPKEQFSIHFEAPKEKGEYPYLCTFPGHWMVMNGVMKVE